The DNA region gttaacagagactcacaatcaatagtaaggactcatttcccgttcagaattgccttcaatactttttgagttcggccgcatgcaccattaggatcagtgtaagcaataacatgggttacatcttctctccacttcggagacacccttgcaccaaaagtgcgagcaaattcaactatcaacaactgtgtaaaacaataatataatggttattacattcaaaactagttaatatggacatagtagagagaatagaacatacattatcttcaggtgataattgattgggacataaggtcatagcagtgtttgttgcctgcatattattaaaaaaaggagttttgttattaaatacataaatatgaacatttcaattcaatataacaaccattttattaaataccattttgttgaacgaactAAGAAAACCGGTTGTGGTGGCGGTCGTGGCAGCTCCTgatctaaatactacaatatccatcaatataaacagcagaatatacatcaatagctaactatacaatattcatgtaattgaaaaccaacaatcaattagtatatataggaaaaccaacaatcaattagtatatataggaaacggcataatatacatcaaaaccaaatcTTAAACTCTAAATACActaatatccatgaatataaatggcaaaatatacatcgaaacctaaccctaaacctaaatacatcaatatatataggaaggaaacaacataatatacatcaataccaaaccttaaaccctaaatacaccaatatccatgaatataaatggtagaatatacatcgaaacctaaccctaaacctaaatacatcaatatacataggaaacatcataatatacatcaaaaccaaaccttaaaccctaaatacaccaatatccatgaatataaacggtataatatacatcaaaacctaaccctaaacctaaatacatcaatatatataggaaacgacataaaatacatcaaaaccaaaccctaaacctaaatacatccatatccatgaatataaacggtataatataaattgaaacctaaacctaaaccttaagccctaaactgacctgatgatgttgaagaacgatgatgttggaaggatcccgatgatgttgaggaacgatgatgttgaggaacgatgatcttgatggatGTTGGAGGAAGTCggaatggaaagtcggccgcagtcggagtgggagggagaatcggggatgttttgttttaaaatagggccaaaagttatatataagactaaaaacGCGAATTGCCATTCACGCGATTTAAtataaatcgcgtgagttcatcaacacgttttagatgaaacgcgtggatgGGAATTCACGTAAATTGAAAAACGTGAATtgccattcacgcgtttcatctaaaacgcgtgaatgaAATCACGTGacttaatctaaatcgcgtgaatGTCAATTCGCGTCAATGAGCGTAAAATCTGGCGCGCGAggggtatttctgacatttcgcagggcaaaagggccctttttgccaacattagcaGGCGCGGTCCATTTTTGGATTTTAgcctgttatgggggccatttcatcaaatttccctataaaTACATAAACTCATTATACCCTTCTAACATTCTTATTCAACTCATAAGTTTGCTTACCTCTTTATCCGAAGCAAGGATATCTACCTAAACAAGATATCTGTCTTAGATAAGTTAAATCACCAGAAAAAATAGTAGATTCTCGTAAACAAAACACCGTCAGAAATAACGCAGTAGTGTCGCTGGACATCTCCTTTTACCTTAAGACCTACGGAGGCAACCTCTACGCTGTAGCCCTTGGGGAATTTGAGGAACCCCGTTACGTACTATTTGGGTCATGGGGCGGTCTAAGGAATTCTTCTTGCTTTCCGTCAGAATAAAATTATATCCAACTAATACTGGGGAAATCATTGCCGATATGGAGAGAGGCAGGATATACAGACATACATAGATAGAGAGAGGGACAAAAGATTGAGAAAACTTTGCAGAAATCTTTCTAACCACAAATTtccattttgaatttttggttgaatcattcCGTCGGACCAgattttgaccggttcgaaaggtgaccgtattaaagtaaaaaatcgAATCGCCTACTTAACCGTTTCACGGTCGGACCGATTAGATCGGTTGTCCAACCGTGCgtattttaaaattgtgattttaaatataatatgctCATGATTCAAATTCAACTAATGCAAATTAATTTGGAATATTTGAGGATAATCTAAAACTTATAGTATGGACAATGTGAACATCATACTTGAACTTTatgacaataattttattattgtcaattttatttttaaaaaaaaaagttttttgttttaattatttgattatttttaaatattcatgtccgggctaagttcatcggtcctaggttcaggGATCCTCGATCCTAGGTCGAACCTCTCGATCTTGGATATAGAAATTCTCGGACGGACCTTTCGGTCCTGTTGAAattctcagtcctaggtcttGGTCCTAGTTTCGAAtttctcagtcctaggtcttGGTCCGGACCGATGATTATCGGTTGGACCTCTtcgtcctcaagaacacaaaaaagcagttttataaatttgttttttagcTTGAATTCTTTGATTCAATGATTTGGGTAACTTCACAAAGCTCAcatgaacatgttgatcatcatctcaaagtatcaatcgacctagatgatgatcaCATCGTTTaaaacagtttgtgataaaaaattggatattgattttaaaattgttttgagaAGAAATGAGTTATCCAATAGCTTCTTAATACCTCATATATTTGATtagtaccaaaacaagaacactgcATTTCGTTTTGATTAAATGAAGaactaaaaaatttcaattattttgaaaattttgattttgaccaaacatgatcgggatagatcaaatatgatccaaatagttgctcaacatgattacaattatgttgggaagctttctgtGATGTGATTCAAAAGAATTGGCTCAAGtacaacaaatattttttttttcatttttaaaattcaaatttaggtttttctgttttaggttgattgattatTTCTAACATATCTAGAAAGTTCATAAATGATTTTAGGACCGATttccaaccataaaacaccGTAAGCAAcaaacatacaagcttatgcaattcgaaaaataaaaatatcaaatttaaacgataaatatgaattaaagagTGATTGGAACTTTACCAAGGATTGCAGAACACTCATTGATCCTTATGAAAGCTTTTGGGATGTtcagatccaagctttaaggcctCACACGAAAAATCCAAAATCTTGAAGCTTTAGTGGCGGttttttgaatttcttcaatTTGAAGGTGGAGAGTAGATTCTATAGTTTCAGAATGACTCAAGGGGTGTATTTATAGCATTCCTAAGTCGGTGGAGGATCCAAGTGGACTGAATCAGCCAAAAGCTATTAATGgcgttttggttgttctttcGGTCACTTACAATAGGAATGAATCATCTCTATTAATGTAGGATAAATGATTATCATGGtaggtgatcatttcagccgAATGGGTTGACTGTAGGTTGTATTCtatctttgagaaatcaaagacGGAACCTCATCCTTATCCCTTCGGCGATCGCGACGAAGACGAATGTGGCACatgaaacaacgtcgttttatGCGCGTTTTGGCATTCCGTCAGCGGTCCGTTGACGATCGGGAGTTCCGTCAGCGTTCCATTAGCGTTTTGGCTAACGGAGCTAACGCTCGGTTTGTTGATCCGGTGCGATGCGTGCGCGCTTCCTTGGTTACAATTAGTTACGTGGGCGTGTCTAAAgtgttggatgaaaatccagtgCTCATCCGATGAACACAGTACTTGCTATAGCCGATCTTCACAATTTCGACCACACTAGATcgcgaattttatttttattttaaaaccttaagggtttgtttgaaattgatttttctttcacccttttgactttaattttaatcttttttaaatacacaaactattaaaaataaatattacaaatattttatcaatttattttattttatttttgcatattttagtgttaaataaataattttggggatgaaatgagttcatcctaaattatttattttaaccccttaatttttttctaaaattattttaagataaatgagtacaacatttctctaaataattttatttttattattttgactattttccttaattaattaggctttaattattataataaataatctaattaactGTTTTAATTGGGTTTTGGCCATGAGTTAATtatcttgattttatttattcaaaagtaagtcaaaataattattttaattttataaagttcttagatttttagtgtttacataatccataattattttgacaattaaatttatttttattttaagatagttttgtttttaataaaatcatatcaatCACTAACAAAGACACATAAGGTAGTTAGCATCAGCGATCTCATCGTTCAAGTCCTCAGACGAAGGACCTTCCTTATTATGATTAACGAAGTCTTTCCAACCTATAAAAGATCTAATGCTTCCAAACCTACACTATATAATCTAGGAGACAAAGATCTAATGCTTCCAAACCTACACTATATAATCTAGGAGACTATGCCACTAGTATGGTTAGAAAATTAGCTCTCCATTAGAATCATTAAGAATCTCATGACTTGGTTATGAATGCTACCTCGAAAATTCATGCCCCGATTCAAGATAAGGGATTACTTTGCCAAGTCTTTTACCTTCCTTGTAGACCAAGAGTTAACCCCATGTTCTATTTGGTGAACCAACCACCATCACCACTGGTGGTTCACGTCTTTCCCACGATTCCATGGGaagttatttgatttaaattaaatgattccAATAAGATAGATTAAGCGACAAGATTAGTTCATTAAAGATTAAATATTcacttaaaatactttaaatagATGTGAAACTTTGTGTGtcatacaataatattttttaaaaataaaatgataatgttatttaaaaagggaaatttgagaaaatgacTCCACTAATAGGCCTAAATGAGGATAGTGTGAGcgcataatttaaatagcgctgatgacccttttttttaatgacaattatactCTTACGTAACGTAAccggatttttatttttttattttttcaaatttttttcgtctcgcgattgcgtGATGCAACTGGGGTTGTgtgacgcaactggggcattttcgtccaaaaaaattcataattaatttttttgaaaaataaaaaaataaaaaattgcgtcacgcaactggaacattttcgtccaaaaacagtaaaaatGGTCACCAtcgcttttttttttttttttttttttttttttagctttGCACTTTCCGCTCTTAGGCCTATTAGTAGGGTCATCTcctcaaattttcttttaaaaatgttcaatttttaaataaataaataaatgtattttggtatgtttattttaatttaatttaataaatgatttttttaagaagaaaaagaatggtCCGTAAATGTGAAAGTTAAATTAATGAAGTAGTATTAAATCCTTATCCGATCAGATCGTCGGCCGtactatcttcttcttcttcttttctctctctttacaaAGCCAATTTACCGACGCCATGGCTAAGATCTCCTTCAAGTTAGAACACCCTCTTGGTTTGATCTCTCATCTCTATCCTATTTTTAATCTGATTCTTCCTTTTCTCtatttgattcattttaaataatattgatgatCAAATGACGATCCAGATCATGATTCGTCCTTAATACTGTTCGTAGTTCTTCGATCTTCATCATCGTACGATTTACATGTTTAGATGGGTgtttaattttacttttggGTTTGATTCGTTGATCTAAAAAGCGTTTTCTTTGGTGTTTGTGGATTGTGGTTGTGACCAAGATTTTTCTTCTGATAATTTTGATGGAGCTTTGTTAAGAAGATTATCTCCCTATTAGGGTTTTCGTATTCTGTTTGGAATAGCAAAAGATCAATATTATCTCTTATAGTTATGTAATGGGGATTGAAAAGATGGTAAAAGATCATCAATGGTGAAATTTACATAGACAGAAGAATAATAGGCTAGATGATCTTGGGCCGTTTTGGTATATCTGTAATCTCATATAGCTTAATTTTATacaaaacaaaagtaaaattGTAAATCAGGATCCATTCAAAAGTTTATGTGACTCTTTGATGATGACTATTCAATCAATCTTCTCAATTTAAGCTTCTACTccattaattgaaatatttacttaaaactcaataaattttataacaaaacTCTGTAAATCCATCAAGTTGGTTGAATAACAGCATTTTTAGCTTGCAAGATTATGAAATGCTTGattttaagtcattttctaCTATGCAGAAAGGAGGCAGGCTGAAGCTGGACGCATTAGAGAGAAATACCCAGATAGAATTCCAGTACTTGAAACTAAACTTGATTGAATTGATATATTGATCAAATGTTGTATAATCATCATTCCTTGTGCTGTTATAATTATAGGTTATTGTGGAGAAAGCTGACAGAAGTGACATTCCAGATATTGACAAGAAGAAGTAATACAGCAAATTTTTAAGGATTGTGATGAATATGCACTAATGATATACATATCCATATTCAGTTTTTTAAAAAGTCTTGATATTCAAATGATTGATCTTTAGCTTTAGTGTTGCTTATTATGGGTCAAGACCAAAATACCcgtaggccttgtttgatggaTGAGAAAGGTTGGGAGACCAAAATACCCTTGGGCCTGGTTTGATgtaagggttatttgaataaccaagtggttatgtatgaataaacaTGTATGATGTAGGTTATTGAAAACTAGGTTATTTGGAGTTGTTTTGGGTAAAAAGACATTAGAgatatcaatatataatttgaatgtaTCCTataattttagttgatgatttgagtgagttatttgaaattaatctcaaataccCACATTAAACAAGGCCTTAGTAGTTGATGATGAATAGTGTATTTTGTTGGAAGAGTtgacccacatcaaacaagcctgTAATGGCCTCAATTGAAGACAAGTTCTTATGTCTGAGTTTTCATCCTCATGTAATCTCATTTTGAAACTGAACTTAGTCTGACACAAATTACAGTTTCTCGGAATCTCCAACAAAATTGATTACACTTATGTGGATTATCTTTTGTTACTAATGCAGATATTTGGTCCCTGCTGATCTGACTGTTGGCCAATTTGTCTATGTTGTCCGCAAAAGGATAAAGCTTAGCGCTGAAAAAGCTATTTTTATCTTTGTGAAGAACATATTGCCTCCAACTGGTGAGTCCCATTATTGTGAATTTTCATTGGTATATTTATGATTTGCTTACATTTTCTTCCTTTGTGTGGTCACAGCTGCCATGATGTCAACTGTATATGAGGAGaacaaggatgaagatggttTCCTTTACATGACTTACAGTGGGGAGAACACATTTGGATCGTGCTGATCGAAGCGAaacaaaaaatatgtaaataaaatttggaaTATATGATATCCTTGTGCAGAAGaaacttttttatttagttggcaacaacttttttatttaacacTTATTGCTGTTCTATTTGCTCCTTCCTAAACCCTAAGGTATTTAGGTTTGTGTGGCATTTTCATTTGTCATTAGTATCTGCAACAGAACCCGAGTTCTATATTTGATAACAAAGTCTCTACTGTTTTATTAAGCCTTCCCAGTTTCTATAAACCTCATCACTaatattttaagagaaatgagCTATGAGTGATCATTAAGTCTTTCCTCTTCTTAGTAGGTAGCatcaaattattctttatttctaTAAGTTCCTGTACCAATTACTAGCTTCATTTAGAAACtccatttgattttcttttcctATCTGGGTGGAGATTCAGGTTAGACCAAGATTTAGATAAAGGCTTTGGTGGTGGTAGAATTGCTTTTATAATTGAGGTGGTGTTTGATTAAACTCAGGAGGGTTCAAAAAATGtgtgaaatttataaataggcAAGACATCAATAATTAGGGTTGAGCAGCCAAATCTACATGCCCCTTAATACCCAATTATATTTGAATAGAAAAATATctattagaatataatatattgatttgATGAGCTAAAGtgatatataatcaaataattgatCCAAAATCACTTACATAGACCACTTTcaaaactcatacaaaatgacaAATACATGTGATAACATAACATTaatgccttgtttgattttgagttattttgattgtttctTTTACCATGACatttattttcatcattttttggGATTAAATTTCCTATGTCCAAATATTCCATTTGACTCCAAAAGGATTATAGCTTGACAATGAGGTCAAGTTTCTAAAAAGTATTTATGATCCTACAAGAAAGAACAATTGTTTGATAATTAGGTTTAATAGAGGCATAGTGTCAAATAAATTCTTATATCTTTTCGAAAGCTCTCGagttattaaatttgatattatcaATTAGAGGTGATTGTGAATTTGTCATGTTCACAATTACTCTCCAAGGATTAAAAATTGGGTCCAGAGTTTGGAGTCCAAAGATTTTGTCCAATTAGGTCAAAGTATCATTTTCCTTCTCTTGTGATATAAATGCCCTTATATACCCATTTTGTAATATCAATTATCAACtcattttaatatgaaaaatatttgagtttgtTATTGTCATCCAATAAACATTACTGGACAATTCATTTGTAAAAAAAACGGTTACTTAATAGTCCCTTGGAAAacattataacaaaaataatataaaaaaacgttccttaacaaaaatataaataaaataacatttctctCTAATTTTGATCATAATTTTGAAACTCGGCCCAGTCATCATCCAGACGAAGAAATTGAGTCACTGGTTCAACGAGCgaatttcatataataatacaaaaataacaaaaaaattcatCAATTTTTTATACCATAATAGTAAAAGTAGGTAGtgatcaaaattcaaaatattgtttcgTAATTACACTTTATTCATTGTCTCTATTaggaaaatacaattaaaataaacataaactcttaaataataaaaatagaaataaaaaatctacCCACATGAAACTCATGATACTAGAAATAGATAAACCTAATGAGAACAAAAAAACAAGAGAAGGGAACTGAGAGAGTGATAagtgagatttttttaaaaaaaaataggataaacCCGTTGGGTTAATCTGGACTGTCGGATTTTCGGTCCAACCGGGGTGAGCGAATTTAACTAGGTGGAAtgcattttcaattttttcatcaACCCAGCCCCGATTTGACGACCGATTCACCAACTTTACTGGTCTGACCAGCTGCTGAATTTCAAAACTATGGTTTTCATCCTATAAGCATATATTCATCACATtaaaactacaaatatattattttaaaaagagagaaaattatacatatttattttaaaaaataatattatatttaccAAGTTACTCAagatctcaaatttattataaaaaacaataatatattgaccaaaattaacttattcaaaaatttcaCCTGAATTTGGGACTTGTAGCTTTCTTTctctatatcttcttcaatGGAGAAACTAAGAACTTTGGTGAATCAGATAGCTCACACACAATCTTCCAAAAGGCGATCTACTCTCTCCCCTCTACAACTTTCTCTTATCCCCTTCCTCTCCTTTGCTTCCTCTGTCTATGGACATGCTCTTTCCATTCGCCATTCGCTCTATGACTTGGGTCTCTTTCGCCGCTACCGGTAAACCGAAACCCATTGTCtattttcgtttttttttttctttccattaGTGGTACCAGAGAAAGAAACGAAAATGGACGGAAGGTGTTTGCTTTAATGCTTCAGAGGATTTATCTTGGTTTTTGAACTACTTGATTCGCTTTAAAATAAGCCCATTTTGTTGAACTTGAAGGAAACCAAATTTATCAATGAAATGAGACTAactgttttctttctttatcaaTGCTGACTAAGGTTGCCGGTTCCTGTAATTAGCATTGGAAATCTGACATGGGGTGGAAATGGGAAGACACCCATGGTTGAGTTCATTTCTCATTGGCTGGTTGAATCTGGCGTAACACCGCTCATTCTTACTAGGGTACATTTCTTTGTTTCAATTAGatattgatttttgatttttaatatgtGTGTTTATTGACTTTAATGATCTACTTGATTTGCTGAAACTGTTGGGTTCTGGATTGTTTGAATTGAGTCACTAAAGTTCTGCTTCTGGTTTGGAAGTGTATAATTGTAAATAGAATTtgagttaaattataattataatttgataagaattgaaattgatcCACAATTTAGTTCTTAAGTTTGGAAAAATCATAGAATTGCAATTTTGAAATGTGAAGGATGTATTTGGATTGGAacttaataatcatatattttcatctccattggaattataatatttagtttaagTTATCGAACAAATAAAGAATTTGGAATTGGACCCCCAATTCAAATCGTGGCCTTGTAGATTTTACTGTTGAAACTTGTAAATAGAAAGGCAAGTAGTATTGGAACTCGctacttttttctttctttcaaaacATTACTGTCCTACATTGTGGTGAACATGACCATAAGTAGATGTCCACTGAAAATTGTAGATTGTTTACAAAGAAGTAATGTTCATATAATACTTAGGAATGAAGCTAGAAGTAGtgcttataaaaacaatttcttgGCAGGGTTATGCTAATGGAGATGAAGCTAAGATGCTTGAGAGGCATTTCTCCGGAACATGTGTAAAGATTGGTATAGGTGCAAATCGAGCTGCCACTGCTGCAAGTTTCATTGAGAGACATGGTTTTGTGGATCCTTACAAAACTTCTCTTTTAATGGGATGTTCCCCAAAAGATAGAGATGTTCTAGAGTTGGACAGAGTAGGTATGATTGTTCTAGATGATGGGATGCAGGTAATAGTGCCATACAATTGTCGTCTGTCTAGTTTTAAGAAAAGTTTTTTATGTAGTTTCATAATCTCTTATGTTATGACAGCACTTGAGCTTAGAGCGTGATTTGGAGATTGTAATGGTAAATGCAATGATCCCATGGGGAAATGGTAAACTAATTCCTCTAGGACCTTTAAGAGAACCATTGACTGCCATCCGACGAGCTGATGTTGCGGTTGTGCATCATGCTGACTTGGTAATAAATCTTGACACTTATTTTTTACGATGATACCTGATATATGTGAAAGGTTGTAATTCATGTTCAATTTTTGACTTGTTTGATAGAATTGAATGTTGaattcaaaaatttaaatatattaaatgttttatagCCTTCTTTAATCTCAGCCGTCCATTTGTGTTTCTTCCTCACGGTCAGATCTGGGTTGGCATAGTGTCACGGGCAGAAACTCAATTACTCGAATAACTCCTCGATCCGTGCGACACTAGACTAGATTACCTCAATGCTAGTAAGCCTATTAGAAAATGCAAAAAGAAAGAACACTTAGAGAGAGAGCTCGAAAAAATTGAGTTATATTTCTTGTCTTTGGTTCATGGTCaagacttatttatatatatacaagttgAGGGATCTTTCTAAATCCTTCTTATCACTAGGATATTATTGAGAATTCTATCATACCTAGAATTAGGAACTCTTAGAGAATTATAGAGAATTCCAtggaaaaaaaaactacaaaatCTAGAACCTTCTAAAGTATGTACATTATGGGTTTGACATCTTTGGGCTTTAATCACCCAATTGAATGAGCCTTGACATTCTCCCATTCAAAAGTCGGACTTAGGTGGgggtgggggagaatgtcacggcccattcaGTTGGGTGATCAAAGTCCAAAGATGTCAAGTCCATAATGTACATACTTTAGAAGGTTCTAGATTTTGTAGgttttttataaagtttttttgtAAGAAAGATCTCTcaacttgtatataaacaagtcttggcTATGAACCAAAGACAAGAAATATAACTCATATTCTccaatctctctctcttttaAGTGTTCCTTATTCTTGCATTTTCTAATAGACTGATTAGCTAGCATTGAGACAATCTAGTCTAGTGTCGCACGGGTCGAAGAGTTATTCGAGTAATTGAGTTTCTGCCCGTGACAATAAGTCCCTATATATATTAccaaataagtattttaatctAGATCTACTAACAACCCAATTACCCTATTCTTAACCCTAATGTATGAGAATGTGTTACGCCTTATTTGTAACTTAGAGTTTATGGgttcttgatttcaagaatcgagttcttgatctctaggactgggtgagaaatatataaacataGGGCAGCGGAAGAGTTTTGTAGTGGAGAATTTGAGATTAGGGGAAAAGAAGAATCAAGGTGAGAAAAGAATACTGCTGGTCTATATCAAACAGTCCAAAACAAAGGtttaaaacctaaaataaaatagggatgaagaactttcaca from Impatiens glandulifera chromosome 5, dImpGla2.1, whole genome shotgun sequence includes:
- the LOC124940526 gene encoding autophagy-related protein 8C-like, with the protein product MAKISFKLEHPLERRQAEAGRIREKYPDRIPVIVEKADRSDIPDIDKKKYLVPADLTVGQFVYVVRKRIKLSAEKAIFIFVKNILPPTAAMMSTVYEENKDEDGFLYMTYSGENTFGSC
- the LOC124938602 gene encoding probable tetraacyldisaccharide 4'-kinase, mitochondrial — protein: MEKLRTLVNQIAHTQSSKRRSTLSPLQLSLIPFLSFASSVYGHALSIRHSLYDLGLFRRYRLPVPVISIGNLTWGGNGKTPMVEFISHWLVESGVTPLILTRGYANGDEAKMLERHFSGTCVKIGIGANRAATAASFIERHGFVDPYKTSLLMGCSPKDRDVLELDRVGMIVLDDGMQHLSLERDLEIVMVNAMIPWGNGKLIPLGPLREPLTAIRRADVAVVHHADLASEQDIEFIEKMLQGLKESLPVFFTKMSPCFFFIAGNTKRILPLNSLHLKVILCVSAIGFADAFKLTIKKIDPLHVDELYFSDHHLFEAEDIRVIIERLENLHAQFHSPPVVVVTEKDYDREPGILQHLHPFEVLVLCSELQFISRKGSTSENYKALLKQLLKARLLHQ